A DNA window from Coffea arabica cultivar ET-39 chromosome 6c, Coffea Arabica ET-39 HiFi, whole genome shotgun sequence contains the following coding sequences:
- the LOC140008172 gene encoding uncharacterized protein, whose product MEEGSDRIDLQVKGLSLIDFSNENDALILNSSPSPLSASRFSLHNHQSSEKQEEPDTFESLGSFIAGKEAGVTPGSELDDQLPDLNESSEPSRASRKGKCNLRKSLAWDNAFFTSAGVLDPEELSCMIKGAEIEMQKLPGIQEDMQRSTDSISTLGSEDLTLENFEAELFEDIRASIQKSSKAYNTTNANCKITSGESQAVTCCGTFGCNCLEEKERNEHYCLHDFSHSRKLIEYPEKLVKNYDWISKSQTKQTLRLQSTAKAVKQDSVCSQPAQAVRNGSSNPTLSKPPSVINKTVRNGSSNPTLSKPPSVINQVKPISTSTEKGASLAASQANKLGNTKTTIGTVAGKGVQALKAPIISGPRRVLPKSSSSSSSASNSTKIKSATTSSVDSSGNVSSNNLGKSHLEAVRRKIGERTLKPLPSGSVLKTPLKTAKRTCGNSAVSAYLMSSKISPSISPASSISEWSSASSSSSSTINQRSNTSRTSFDANSCRSLDNDTIPLHNDSNNQIIEQHGNEEIVIQNGGPRKSSSQAGTLSHSARPSGLRMPSPKIGFFDGVKSVRTPSGTVQSHASLGALPKVEAAVPSPSRSSNMKPKFGKLSHVRTVSALVRVNPQESSSPMSMREKSLGVSHPTSNVEGSSMSSIKVGDEISGGSCLKVEEVGCEELQEANQVVANAFGAVIMHENCGVPSLQESEISLGMDGVAGSKAHKIFGMSGTRDPNTTDWEGILMPSKKAGEDTRDSEGELLSILPAVSGSDEKENVPLAEHVGK is encoded by the exons ATGGAAGAGGGGTCAGATAGAATCGATCTGCAAGTGAAAGGGCTGAGCCTTATCGATTTTTCAAACGAGAATGATGCCCTAATCCTCAATTCGTCTCCTTCGCCTCTTTCTGCCAGCCGTTTCTCCCTTCACAATCACCAATCTTCAG AAAAGCAGGAGGAGCCCGATACTTTTGAGTCGTTAGGATCATTCATTGCTGGAAAAGAAGCAGGCGTGACTCCCGGCAGTGAACTGGATGACCAATTGCCTGACCTGAATGAGTCCTCCGAACCCAGTAGAGCTAGCAGAAAGGGGAAGTGTAACTTGCGCAAGAGTCTAGCATGGGATAATGCCTTCTTCACAAGCGCCG GTGTTCTAGACCCTGAGGAGTTATCTTGCATGATTAAAGGTGCCGAGattgaaatgcaaaaattaccAGGAATTCAAGAGGACATGCAAAGATCTACTGATTCAATCTCTACCTTGGGGAGTGAAGATTTGACGCTGGAAAACTTTGAGGCCGAGTTGTTTGAGGATATTAGAGCCTCTATTCAGAAATCAAGTAAAGCATATAATACTACGAATGCAAACTGCAAGATCACCTCAGGGGAAAGCCAAGCTGTTACTT GCTGTGGTACATTTGGATGCAACTGTCTtgaggagaaagagagaaatgAACATTACTGCTTACATGACTTTTCTCACAGCAGAAAATTAATTGAATATCCTGAGAAGTTAGTAAAAAACTATGACTG GATATCAAAATCTCAGACAAAACAAACTCTTAGGTTGCAAAGCACAGCAAAAGCAGTAAAGCAAGATTCTGTTTGTTCACAACCAGCACAG GCTGTTAGAAATGGCAGCTCAAATCCAACACTTTCTAAGCCACCCTCAGTAATCAACAAG ACTGTTAGAAATGGCAGTTCAAATCCAACACTTTCTAAGCCACCCTCAGTAATCAACCAGGTAAAACCCATATCAACATCAACAGAAAAAGGGGCCTCTTTGGCTGCCAGTCAAGCCAATAAGCTTGGAAATACTAAGACAACAATTGGCACCG TTGCTGGTAAAGGGGTTCAGGCATTAAAGGCGCCCATCATCAGTGGTCCTCGCAGGGTGCTGCCAAAGTCTTCGTCCTCCTCCAGTTCTGCTTCAAACTCAACCAAGATTAAATCTGCAACAACCTCCTCGGTTGATAGTTCTGGAAATGTGTCATCCAATAATCTTGGTAAATCTCATTTAGAGGCTGTTCGAAGAAAGATTGGTGAAAGAACTTTGAAACCACTTCCCTCTGGTTCGGTGCTCAAAACCCCATTAAAAACTGCTAAGAGAACCTGTGGAAATTCTGCTGTCTCAGCATATCTGATGTCTTCCAAGATCTCTCCAAGCATATCACCTGCTAGTTCTATCAGTGAATGGTCCTCagcttcttcatcttcttcaagtACAATCAATCAGAGGTCCAATACATCAAGGACTAGCTTTGATGCTAATTCTTGCAGATCTTTGGACAATGACACCATTCCTTTGCATAATGATTCAAATAATCAGATCATAGAACAACATGGGAATGAGGAAATTGTGATACAAAATGGAGGTCCAAGGAAATCCTCCTCACAAGCTGGCACTCTTTCTCATTCTGCAAGACCATCAGGCCTGAGAATGCCGTCCCCAAAAATTGGATTTTTTGATGGG GTCAAATCAGTTCGTACACCCAGTGGGACCGTGCAATCACATGCAAGCCTAGGAGCTTTACCTAAGGTGGAAGCTGCTGTACCCAGTCCGAGTAGGAGCTCCAACATGAAGCCGAAGTTTGGGAAACTTTCACATGTCAGAACAGTATCAGCTTTAGTGAGAGTAAACCCTCAAGAATCGTCTTCTCCAATGTCCATGAGAGAGAAATCACTTGGTGTTTCGCACCCCACAAGCAATGTAGAAGGTTCTTCTATGTCATCTATTAAAGTCGGTGATGAAATAAGTGGAGGAAGCTGCTTGAAGGTTGAGGAAGTTGGATGTGAAGAATTACAAGAAGCTAATCAAGTTGTAGCCAATGCTTTTGGGGCAGTCATCATGCATGAGAATTGTGGTGTTCCATCCCTTCAGGAGAGTGAAATAAGTTTGGGCATGGATGGAGTTGCTGGCTCAAAGGCTCACAAGATTTTTGGCATGAGTGGAACTCGTGATCCAAATACTACTGATTGGGAAGGAATTTTGATGCCATCCAAGAAAGCTGGTGAAGATACAAGAGATAGCGAAGGTGAACTTTTGAGTATTTTACCTGCGGTATCGGGAAGTGACGAGAAAGAAAATGTTCCTTTGGCAGAACATGTAGGGAAATGA
- the LOC113697103 gene encoding PWWP domain-containing protein 5 codes for MILGFLDIFFDIELHRLKPRGRSIEGNNENKLHMSPVDDTPLSNPAGDPGEFSVTGVRDFGKVNGSSVTYGFKGLNAEMEGLKRDKSLEVETEGNNREPEPNEGYSWKGGVCGQETVKTDGKLDVQLKGTDNNEVKDKIEPDHNEEMGVCEFPQYGDSGNRKSFFVDLNSHHQEGIFIQGAESTTALIEGSLPFSVGLAEVTDATIKNGVSARNRQAPIKEVITSGPFNEVDGKDAKPCILIPKSRGEGNQMEKESEFYVSDLVWGKVRSHPWWPGQIIEPSAASEKEMKYFKKDSYLIAYFGDQTFAWNEASKIKTFQMYFSQMKKQSNATAFCNAVNSALTEVSKRVEFGLACRCLPEEVSAKVKSQVVLKSGIWEKSIRTYAGDSFSTAAAFSPAKLVNSLEALAKSPHNDIDDLEFVIARAQLLAFNRWKGYYQLPVFEELNGFLGNDLDLAAVQDEKNLVEVIDDGLGSEEDNEIECGKKMSPLHGVSCRGMGLPLNNERKTKKKKHLQDLMSGSSLSFRDGGYEDEGKASSDKASVSSGKKRKALGSTSSESTKRMRKRVSMQSARTATSLLRNYVEVGDSMHGLAGKLHSGAVPALNTGIKISQGAIVNHSKKSGKTYYSGASTLTTEKSCRRPPPCEYPSMREIFSELCLAAENPVKGYSSLTTIASFFCDFRNSICMEHNNLKKRTKSSGKQIVKKSADVEAAEAFEFEGMEDSYWTDRIIQSNLDDQVLFEPEPPSEKDVVVAEQEGLEGTNPNLDNQLEMNPVVTELGAEDPVRSYPVDEKSYEN; via the exons ATGATATTA GGTTTCTTAGATATCTTCTTTGATATTGAACTACATCGACTTAAACCTCGAGGCCGTTCAATTGAAGGAAACAACGAGAATAAGCTTCATATGAGTCCAGTTGATGATACCCCTCTGTCTAATCCTGCTGGCGATCCGGGTGAATTTTCTGTGACTGGGGTTAGGGATTTTGGGAAAGTGAATGGTTCATCTGTTACCTATGGGTTCAAGGGCTTGAATGCTGAAATGGAGGGTCTGAAAAGAGATAAAAGTTTGGAGGTAGAAACTGAAGGTAACAATAGAGAACCTGAGCCAAACGAGGGGTATTCCTGGAAGGGAGGAGTTTGTGGGCAAGAAACTGTTAAAACTGATGGTAAATTGGATGTACAATTAAAGGGTACTGACAATAATGAGGTTAAAGATAAGATAGAGCCCGATCACAATGAAGAGATGGGAGTTTGTGAGTTTCCACAATATGGTGACAGCGGGAATCGAAAAAGTTTCTTTGTGGATCTGAATTCGCACCATCAGGAGGGAATTTTTATTCAAGGTGCTGAAAGTACAACGGCTTTGATTGAGGGTAGCTTGCCATTTTCTGTTGGTTTAGCGGAAGTTACAGATGCTACTATTAAAAATGGTGTATCTGCTAGAAACCGACAAGCACCAATTAAAGAAGTGATAACAAGTGGACCATTTAATGAAGTGGATGGAAAGGATGCTAAGCCTTGCATACTGATACCAAAAAGTCGTGGGGAAGGGAATCAGATGGAAAAGGAAAGCGAATTTTATGTGTCTGATTTAGTATGGGGCAAGGTAAGGAGCCATCCATGGTGGCCTGGCCAGATAATTGAACCATCAGCTGCATCCGAGAAagaaatgaaatattttaaGAAAGATAGTTATTTGATTGCTTATTTTGGGGACCAAACTTTTGCATGGAATGAAGCCTCAAAGATAAAGACATTCCAAATGTATTTCTCTCAAATGAAGAAGCAAAGTAATGCCACTGCTTTCTGCAATGCTGTGAACTCTGCCTTGACTGAGGTTTCTAAAAGGGTCGAGTTTGGCTTGGCCTGCAGATGCTTGCCTGAGGAGGTAAGTGCCAAGGTCAAGTCACAGGTGGTTTTAAAGTCTGGCATCTGGGAAAAATCAATCAGGACATATGCTGGAGATAGTTTTTCAACTGCAGCAGCTTTTAGTCCTGCAAAACTCGTCAACTCTTTGGAGGCATTAGCTAAATCCCCACATAATGATATTGATGATTTGGAATTTGTCATAGCAAGAGCGCAGTTATTGGCATTTAATAGATGGAAGGGTTATTACCAACTACCTGTATTTGAAGAACTAAATGGTTTTTTGGGAAACGATCTTGATCTTGCTGCAGTACAGGATGAGAAAAATCTTGTTGAagtgattgatgatggtttggGTTCCGAGGAAGATAATGAAATTGAATGTGGAAAAAAAATGTCTCCTTTGCATGGGGTTTCTTGCAGGGGCATGGGTCTCCCCTTGAATAATGAGcgcaaaacaaaaaagaaaaaacacttGCAGGACTTGATGTCTGGAAGCAGCTTGAGCTTTCGAGATGGTGGATATGAAGACGAAGGGAAAGCAAGCAGTGACAAGGCTTCTGTATCTTCTGGAAAGAAACGCAAAGCGCTTGGTTCTACATCCAGTGAATCAAcgaaaagaatgaggaaaagGGTTTCCATGCAGAGTGCAAGAACTGCAACTTCATTGTTGAGAAATTACGTTGAAGTTGGAGATAGCATGCATGGGCTTGCGGGGAAACTACATAGTGGTGCGGTTCCCGCCCTTAACACtggcattaaaatttcacaaggaGCAATAGTTAACCACAGTAAAAAGTCTGGAAAGACTTATTATTCTGGAGCTTCAACCTTGACCACTGAGAAATCTTGTAGAAGGCCACCTCCTTGTGAGTATCCTTCTATGAGAGAGATATTTTCAGAGCTGTGTCTTGCTGCTGAAAATCCAGTGAAAGGTTACAGTTCTTTGACAACAATAGCCAGTTTTTTCTGTGATTTTCGCAACTCTATCTGTATGGAACATAACAATCTTAAAAAAAGGACAAAGTCATCAGGTAAACAAATAGTTAAAAAGTCAGCCGATGTAGAAGCTGCAGAAGCATTTGAATTTGAAGGTATGGAAGACTCTTACTGGACTGACAGAATTATCCAGAGCAACTTGGATGATCAGGTACTGTTCGAACCTGAGCCCCCCTCAGAGAAGGATGTTGTTGTTGCTGAACAAGAAGGTTTGGAGGGTACAAATCCAAACTTGGATAATCAACTTGAAATGAATCCTGTGGTTACTGAACTGGGAGCAGAAGATCCTGTGCGATCGTACCCTGTGGATGAAAAGTCATATGAAAACTAG